In the Piscinibacter sp. XHJ-5 genome, one interval contains:
- a CDS encoding YdhR family protein: MITAITTFRLPQPITREEARTIFLSTAPTYQGVRGLVRKVYVLSEDGSTAGGIYLWKSRAEAEAMYTESWRVFVRAKYGTDPSVTYFESPVVVDNLANEILSDE, encoded by the coding sequence ATGATCACGGCCATCACCACGTTTCGGTTGCCACAGCCCATCACGCGGGAAGAGGCACGAACGATCTTTCTGAGCACAGCGCCGACGTATCAGGGCGTGCGTGGTCTTGTCCGGAAGGTCTATGTCCTCTCGGAAGACGGGAGCACGGCTGGCGGAATCTATCTCTGGAAGTCGCGCGCTGAGGCCGAGGCGATGTACACGGAGAGTTGGAGGGTCTTTGTACGGGCGAAATACGGTACAGATCCCTCGGTCACGTATTTTGAAAGTCCCGTGGTGGTGGACAACCTTGCAAACGAAATCCTTTCGGATGAATAG
- a CDS encoding substrate-binding domain-containing protein, which translates to MKCTLLALACAGMPLVATAAGPPVSLAPGAEPVASNRLASGSLAEAQRVLDAAAKPAAAWNGPRTGPPAQPGKHIAVVGEDLRNGGILGVAQGVREAAKVIGWNVSVFDCGGTVSGRRKALADALAKSPDGLLLIGPDARAIRAGLLPYEGRGVPIVGWHVAPTAGPVAGTPVAMNVSTDPLEVARVTALAAIVQSKGRAGVVVFTDTSLELPKTKANAMADVVRACPGCTLLEIVDVPISKNPEMMPRTTRDLLARHGTRWTHALAINDIYFDYAAPVLTQAGLANDAISMLSAGDGSAAAFLRIKAGTFQSATVAEPLNLHGWQLVDEMNRLLARQPVTGFVFPVHLVTPANIDTDGGDRLMYDPANGYRDIYKRIWQRG; encoded by the coding sequence ATGAAGTGCACGCTGCTCGCCTTGGCATGTGCCGGTATGCCGCTGGTGGCGACGGCTGCCGGTCCTCCTGTGTCACTGGCACCCGGCGCCGAACCCGTCGCTTCGAACAGGCTTGCCTCGGGCTCCCTGGCCGAGGCTCAGCGCGTTCTTGACGCTGCAGCCAAGCCCGCCGCCGCGTGGAATGGGCCGCGAACCGGTCCGCCGGCCCAGCCCGGAAAGCACATTGCCGTCGTCGGCGAAGATCTTCGCAACGGAGGCATTCTGGGCGTCGCCCAGGGTGTGCGCGAAGCCGCCAAGGTAATCGGGTGGAATGTCAGCGTCTTCGATTGCGGCGGCACCGTCAGCGGCAGGCGAAAGGCGCTGGCGGACGCATTGGCGAAAAGCCCGGACGGCCTGCTGCTGATCGGCCCGGATGCCCGCGCGATCCGGGCCGGGTTGCTGCCGTACGAAGGACGCGGTGTCCCCATCGTGGGCTGGCATGTCGCACCCACGGCAGGACCCGTGGCCGGCACGCCGGTGGCGATGAACGTGTCGACCGATCCACTGGAGGTTGCGCGCGTGACCGCACTGGCGGCGATCGTGCAGTCCAAGGGCCGTGCGGGCGTCGTGGTCTTCACCGACACCAGCCTGGAGCTGCCGAAAACCAAGGCGAACGCCATGGCCGATGTCGTTCGCGCGTGCCCCGGGTGCACCTTGCTCGAGATCGTCGATGTGCCGATCTCGAAAAACCCGGAAATGATGCCGCGGACCACGCGCGACCTTCTCGCCCGCCACGGCACGCGATGGACCCACGCACTGGCCATCAACGACATCTACTTCGACTATGCCGCTCCGGTGTTGACACAGGCCGGCCTGGCGAACGACGCGATCAGCATGTTGTCGGCCGGCGACGGCAGCGCGGCGGCGTTCCTGCGCATCAAGGCGGGCACCTTCCAGTCGGCCACCGTTGCCGAGCCGCTCAACTTGCACGGTTGGCAGCTGGTCGACGAAATGAACCGGCTGCTTGCCAGGCAGCCGGTCACCGGCTTCGTGTTTCCGGTGCATCTCGTGACTCCGGCCAATATCGACACCGACGGCGGCGACCGCCTGATGTACGACCCGGCCAACGGCTATCGGGACATCTACAAGCGCATCTGGCAGAGGGGGTGA
- a CDS encoding alpha/beta fold hydrolase, whose product MAGLRVLVLPAFALAGCAAAPWAPDIPALAVDEFHVPSKSAGIELFVRNKRVKGAQAFPSSRIVLFVHGVTFPSESTFDLSLDGLSWMDYIARAGYDVYLVDVRGYGGSTRPAAMSEPPDRNPPVATLAEAVDDVDAAVDFIRRRRHVERINLIGWSWGTAIMGRYAASHGDKVERLVLYAPVWQRTTQSPAAPGTDAKTAYRLVNVAAARSRWLAGVARDKQEQLVPRGWFETWVAANLATDPWGSNRLPPVMRAPNGGLPAPQPSGDWVPPYDPVLIKAPTLLVKGEWDADTPSSMAQALFPLLANAPVKQYVEIGEGTHSIMLERNRMQLFRVVLSFLDGPND is encoded by the coding sequence ATGGCCGGCCTGCGGGTTCTGGTGCTGCCTGCCTTCGCCTTGGCCGGATGCGCCGCCGCGCCATGGGCACCGGACATTCCGGCCCTGGCCGTCGACGAATTCCACGTTCCGTCGAAATCGGCGGGCATCGAGCTCTTCGTTCGCAACAAGCGGGTGAAAGGGGCGCAGGCGTTCCCTTCCAGCCGCATCGTGCTCTTCGTTCACGGCGTCACCTTCCCGTCCGAGTCGACGTTCGATCTGTCTCTGGACGGCCTGTCCTGGATGGACTACATCGCACGGGCCGGGTACGACGTCTACCTGGTCGACGTGCGCGGCTACGGCGGGTCGACTCGCCCCGCGGCGATGTCCGAGCCCCCCGATCGCAATCCTCCCGTTGCCACGCTGGCCGAGGCGGTTGACGACGTCGACGCCGCCGTCGACTTCATCCGGCGTCGGCGCCATGTCGAGCGGATCAATCTGATCGGCTGGTCCTGGGGTACCGCCATCATGGGGCGCTACGCCGCCAGTCATGGCGACAAGGTCGAGCGCCTCGTGCTGTACGCGCCGGTGTGGCAGCGAACGACACAGTCGCCGGCGGCTCCCGGGACCGACGCGAAGACGGCGTACCGGCTGGTCAATGTTGCGGCAGCCAGGTCGCGCTGGCTGGCCGGCGTGGCGCGGGACAAGCAGGAGCAACTCGTTCCCCGCGGTTGGTTCGAGACTTGGGTGGCCGCCAACCTTGCGACCGACCCTTGGGGATCGAACCGGTTGCCGCCGGTCATGCGCGCTCCGAACGGCGGCTTGCCCGCGCCTCAGCCATCGGGCGACTGGGTGCCGCCCTACGATCCGGTGCTCATCAAGGCCCCCACCCTGCTGGTCAAGGGAGAGTGGGATGCCGATACGCCCTCGTCCATGGCGCAGGCGCTGTTCCCGCTGCTCGCCAATGCACCGGTGAAGCAGTACGTCGAGATCGGCGAGGGGACGCACTCGATCATGCTGGAGCGAAACCGCATGCAGCTGTTCCGCGTTGTCCTGAGCTTTCTTGACGGACCGAATGATTGA
- a CDS encoding LuxR C-terminal-related transcriptional regulator, with amino-acid sequence MSSTRSPALNAPYAEVIEQIGRTVQQLLTAALAGARLASHETAPGAAMPPLSDWTARAATQVTLSGREWEVLHRIAAGDSNKMIARALGLSPHTVKRHVANILDKLDLRSRSQAAAWWLGQRADSQTR; translated from the coding sequence ATGTCGTCCACCCGCAGTCCCGCACTGAATGCGCCCTACGCCGAGGTCATCGAACAGATCGGCCGCACCGTCCAGCAGTTGCTCACGGCTGCACTGGCCGGGGCGCGTCTTGCTTCGCATGAGACCGCGCCTGGCGCCGCGATGCCGCCTCTGTCCGACTGGACGGCGCGCGCCGCGACGCAAGTGACGCTCAGCGGCCGCGAGTGGGAGGTGCTGCATCGCATCGCGGCGGGCGACAGCAACAAGATGATCGCCCGCGCCCTGGGCCTCAGCCCGCACACGGTGAAGCGCCACGTGGCCAACATCCTGGACAAGCTGGACCTGCGATCGCGCTCGCAGGCAGCGGCCTGGTGGCTGGGCCAGCGGGCGGACTCCCAGACCCGCTGA
- a CDS encoding DUF4395 domain-containing protein encodes MTILPATHGELIHGLKHDGQPVHAGVFNEHQVRAAAGMTLVLGAAAFVYAYFAKQYLPIQTVTTLFFVEFLVRVAVGIQSSPLGVVAGWMVRRRKPEWASAKPKRFAWTLGLVMSFAMMVITNSGIRGALPLTICLICLTLMWLEAVLGLCLGCEIHGLLVRRGWARKDEAYEICAHGACDIR; translated from the coding sequence ATGACGATTCTTCCGGCGACCCACGGCGAGCTGATCCACGGTCTGAAGCACGACGGCCAGCCGGTGCATGCCGGCGTGTTCAACGAGCACCAGGTGCGCGCGGCCGCCGGCATGACGCTGGTGCTCGGCGCGGCGGCCTTCGTCTACGCCTACTTCGCGAAGCAGTACCTGCCGATCCAGACGGTCACGACGCTGTTCTTCGTCGAGTTCCTGGTCCGCGTCGCCGTCGGCATCCAGTCCAGCCCGCTCGGCGTGGTCGCCGGCTGGATGGTGCGCCGCCGCAAGCCGGAATGGGCGTCGGCCAAGCCGAAACGCTTCGCCTGGACGCTCGGGCTGGTGATGTCGTTCGCCATGATGGTCATCACCAACAGCGGCATCCGCGGCGCCCTGCCGCTGACGATCTGCCTGATCTGCCTGACGCTGATGTGGCTCGAGGCCGTGCTCGGACTGTGCCTCGGCTGCGAGATCCACGGCCTGCTGGTGCGGCGCGGCTGGGCGCGCAAGGACGAGGCCTACGAGATCTGCGCGCACGGCGCCTGCGACATCCGCTGA
- a CDS encoding aminotransferase class V-fold PLP-dependent enzyme: protein MLIQLNSIRHADALAAVRERVVGIDREVPVLGGGRRAYVNLDNAASTPVLREVLDAVNEFMPWYSSVHRGAGFKSRVATQAYEDARRIVAGFVGADDPEHVVLFGKNTTEAINKLAARLALQPGDVVLVSQLEHHSNDLPWRATPARVLHVGCDALGRFDEAHFERLLREHAGRVRLLAVTGGSNVTGTLPDVHRLAEKVHAAGAQIFVDCAQLAPHRAIRVGALDDPAHLDYVALSAHKMYAPFGTGALIGRRDTFERGAPEQRGGGTIEFVSLDDVEWAPAAEDRDEAGSPNVVGAVAMAAAVQALQRIGMDAIARHEAELTAYALQRFSRIEGLTIYGDADPARAGERLGVITFNLEGLSHGHVAAVLSTEFGIGVRNGCFCAHPYLIALLGLSPVEVQDLRADMIAGDRRAIPGMVRVSFGSYNSFDDIDAVADALERIARGEVRGRYVQDRASGEYAALGFQPDLRADFGLPSKAS from the coding sequence ATGCTGATCCAGCTGAACTCCATCCGGCACGCCGACGCGCTGGCGGCGGTGCGCGAACGTGTCGTCGGCATCGACCGCGAGGTCCCGGTGCTCGGCGGTGGGAGGCGCGCCTACGTGAACCTGGACAACGCGGCTTCGACGCCGGTGCTGCGCGAGGTGCTCGACGCAGTGAACGAGTTCATGCCCTGGTACTCCTCGGTGCACCGCGGCGCCGGCTTCAAGAGCCGTGTCGCGACGCAGGCCTACGAGGACGCGCGCCGCATCGTCGCCGGTTTCGTCGGCGCGGACGATCCCGAGCACGTCGTCCTCTTCGGGAAGAACACCACCGAGGCGATCAACAAGCTGGCCGCGCGGCTGGCGCTGCAGCCCGGCGATGTGGTGCTGGTATCGCAGCTCGAGCATCACAGCAACGATCTTCCGTGGCGCGCGACGCCAGCGCGGGTGCTGCACGTCGGTTGCGACGCGCTCGGCCGCTTCGACGAGGCGCACTTCGAGCGGCTGCTGCGCGAGCACGCCGGCCGCGTCAGGCTGCTCGCGGTGACCGGCGGCTCCAACGTCACCGGCACGCTGCCCGACGTGCACCGGCTCGCCGAGAAGGTGCACGCCGCCGGCGCGCAGATCTTCGTCGACTGCGCGCAGCTCGCGCCGCACCGCGCGATCCGCGTCGGCGCGCTCGACGACCCGGCTCACCTCGACTACGTGGCGCTGTCGGCGCACAAGATGTACGCGCCCTTCGGCACCGGCGCGCTGATCGGCCGGCGCGACACCTTCGAGCGCGGCGCGCCCGAGCAGCGCGGCGGCGGAACCATCGAGTTCGTGTCGCTCGACGACGTCGAGTGGGCGCCGGCGGCCGAAGACCGCGACGAGGCGGGCTCGCCCAACGTCGTCGGCGCGGTGGCGATGGCCGCCGCCGTGCAGGCGCTGCAGCGCATCGGCATGGACGCGATCGCGCGCCACGAGGCCGAGCTGACGGCGTATGCACTCCAACGTTTCTCGCGCATCGAGGGCCTCACCATCTACGGCGACGCCGACCCGGCGCGCGCCGGTGAACGGCTGGGCGTCATCACGTTCAATCTGGAGGGTTTGTCGCACGGCCATGTCGCGGCGGTGCTGTCGACCGAGTTCGGCATCGGTGTGCGCAACGGGTGCTTCTGCGCGCATCCGTACCTCATCGCGCTGCTCGGGCTGTCGCCGGTCGAGGTGCAGGATCTGCGCGCGGACATGATCGCCGGCGACCGCCGTGCAATACCGGGCATGGTGCGCGTCAGCTTCGGTTCGTACAACAGCTTCGACGACATCGACGCCGTGGCCGACGCGCTCGAGCGCATCGCGCGCGGCGAGGTGCGTGGCCGGTACGTCCAGGACCGCGCCAGCGGCGAGTACGCGGCACTCGGCTTCCAACCCGACCTGCGCGCGGATTTCGGCCTGCCGTCCAAGGCGTCGTGA
- a CDS encoding winged helix-turn-helix domain-containing protein — MGRTEEFTAATFRFDAFELDGQRRTLRRSGADVELRPLAFDALAFLVRHAGHVVTKDELISAVWPGLVVTDDSIARCISDIRRALGDVEQKIIKTVPRRGYALAVPATMEGLGFAQPEAAELAVAHTDRAPAAPAAGKAPARLPARVFVASGLVIGAVVAALSVSLIWAPWSAPQRAPVAASRPGLSIVVLPLASEGGDPAQDRLAAALTDEITVDLSRIPETFVIARATADSYRGRSVDVRQVGRELGVRYVLDGGLMRLGDAVRLTLQLVDTESGRALWADRIDAELPDLPALYRRVTGTVARSLDLTLQEVETGRARSRPGADLQDLLLQARWLLQFNRTTPDSVQQARRLLERVSARDPGSALAFALLAQTYNYDVSQRWLSLRGATREQWLQQADRLSERAFQLDHADARVVGVRGTTLALAGRSEQAVELLERQIALNRNDASAWFWLGYARCTLGRQDEAIAALVQARRLSPRDPNLNGIFVVTAAAHLYLGRDREALEWARRSVLERPQHAVAHSWVAAAAANLGETETARAALAEFRQRLPAYTISSFRDERLCANDLCRSQRERYYAGLAKAGLPE, encoded by the coding sequence ATGGGCCGGACCGAGGAATTCACTGCCGCGACGTTCCGATTCGACGCCTTCGAACTCGACGGGCAGCGGCGCACGCTGCGGCGCTCGGGCGCCGACGTTGAATTGCGACCGTTGGCCTTCGATGCACTCGCCTTCCTCGTGCGCCACGCGGGCCACGTCGTGACCAAGGACGAGTTGATCTCCGCCGTCTGGCCGGGGCTCGTGGTGACGGACGACTCGATCGCGCGCTGCATCAGCGACATCCGGCGCGCGCTGGGTGATGTCGAGCAGAAGATCATCAAGACGGTGCCGCGGCGCGGCTATGCGCTGGCCGTCCCGGCAACCATGGAGGGGCTGGGTTTCGCCCAACCTGAGGCCGCCGAACTGGCTGTGGCCCATACGGACCGAGCGCCCGCTGCCCCGGCGGCAGGAAAGGCCCCGGCTCGGCTACCCGCACGGGTCTTCGTGGCGAGTGGGCTGGTGATCGGAGCGGTCGTCGCTGCCTTGAGCGTCAGCCTGATCTGGGCGCCCTGGTCGGCTCCCCAGCGTGCCCCAGTCGCGGCATCCCGACCGGGGCTGTCGATCGTGGTGCTTCCGCTGGCAAGTGAGGGCGGCGACCCGGCACAGGACCGCCTCGCCGCCGCGCTCACCGACGAGATCACGGTCGACCTCTCGCGCATTCCCGAGACCTTCGTGATCGCCCGCGCCACCGCGGACAGCTACCGCGGCCGCAGCGTCGACGTGCGTCAGGTGGGCCGCGAGCTCGGCGTGCGCTACGTGCTCGACGGTGGACTGATGCGTTTGGGCGACGCGGTGCGGCTCACCCTTCAGCTCGTCGACACCGAGAGCGGGCGCGCCCTGTGGGCAGACCGCATCGACGCCGAACTCCCCGACCTTCCTGCGCTATACCGCCGAGTCACCGGGACGGTGGCGAGGTCGCTGGACCTGACGCTGCAGGAAGTGGAAACCGGCCGTGCGCGATCGCGGCCCGGTGCCGACTTGCAGGACCTGTTGTTGCAGGCGCGGTGGCTGCTGCAGTTCAACCGGACGACGCCGGACTCCGTGCAGCAGGCGCGCCGGCTGCTCGAGCGGGTGAGCGCGCGCGACCCGGGGTCGGCGCTCGCCTTCGCGCTGTTGGCACAGACCTACAACTACGACGTGTCGCAGCGCTGGCTGAGCCTGCGAGGCGCGACGCGCGAGCAGTGGCTTCAACAGGCCGACAGGCTCTCGGAGCGGGCCTTTCAACTGGATCATGCGGATGCACGTGTCGTCGGCGTGCGCGGTACGACGCTCGCGCTGGCCGGCCGCTCCGAGCAGGCGGTGGAGTTGCTCGAGCGCCAGATCGCGCTCAATCGCAACGATGCCAGTGCCTGGTTCTGGCTCGGTTATGCACGTTGCACGCTCGGCCGGCAGGATGAAGCGATCGCCGCCCTGGTGCAGGCGCGGCGGCTCAGCCCGCGCGATCCGAATCTCAACGGCATCTTCGTCGTCACCGCGGCGGCACATCTGTACCTGGGCCGCGACCGCGAGGCGCTCGAATGGGCGCGGCGCTCGGTGCTCGAGCGCCCGCAGCACGCGGTGGCTCATTCGTGGGTCGCCGCGGCAGCAGCGAACCTGGGCGAAACGGAAACCGCACGCGCGGCGCTGGCCGAATTCAGGCAGCGGCTGCCCGCCTACACGATTTCGTCGTTCCGCGACGAGCGGCTGTGCGCCAACGACCTCTGCCGCAGCCAGCGCGAGCGCTACTACGCTGGGCTGGCGAAGGCCGGCCTGCCCGAATAG
- a CDS encoding 3-phosphoglycerate dehydrogenase, with translation MPDPVEALILDLLEWMGPHPRLYAEVLEAWRTSCPRLPVWEEANERGFIEHLHEQGHAALVLVSPLGRAHLETQRARLGGSTVA, from the coding sequence ATGCCTGACCCCGTAGAAGCATTGATCCTGGACCTCCTCGAATGGATGGGTCCTCATCCGCGCCTGTATGCGGAAGTCCTGGAGGCCTGGCGCACCTCGTGTCCGCGTTTGCCCGTCTGGGAAGAGGCCAACGAGCGGGGCTTCATCGAGCACCTTCACGAGCAGGGGCATGCCGCCCTGGTCCTGGTCAGCCCGCTGGGCAGGGCTCATCTGGAGACTCAGCGCGCGCGGCTCGGTGGGTCGACCGTGGCCTGA
- a CDS encoding methyltransferase dimerization domain-containing protein translates to MAQSWAGEWLTSPDPLLKAVLDVWSSRALAAGQQLGVFAELGKGPRTAARLADTLGLALAAARDLLDALLALGWLQREGDDERAVYVSTRTGAHFLDPRSPAYLGDLLMAARSPWVGPQDAALDEALRANAAPPGEAATAPPEAWETAGMLMRQRLGSLYGKALAHQFPADGMASTILDLHGEGARLACAWATHAGRGQTITSLQRPGQLPAAMAHVQACGLASRVRLLAVEPAGPQPPGEAQPFRAAPHDIVVLSLLLEPGGAVRRRARLQHAVRELAPGGRLLVLEHLADDARRHHAAALVLGLAGRMTAQGHGVITEGELRQDCRDCGLQDIDCLALPGGASVLVTRQPRVEGA, encoded by the coding sequence ATGGCTCAGTCATGGGCGGGGGAGTGGCTGACGTCGCCCGACCCCCTGTTGAAGGCTGTGCTCGACGTGTGGTCGTCGCGTGCGCTGGCGGCCGGTCAGCAACTGGGCGTGTTCGCCGAGCTGGGAAAGGGCCCACGGACCGCCGCTCGCCTGGCCGACACGCTGGGCCTCGCGCTCGCGGCCGCACGCGATCTGCTCGATGCGCTGCTCGCGCTGGGCTGGCTGCAACGCGAGGGAGACGACGAGCGCGCGGTGTACGTCAGCACGCGCACCGGCGCGCACTTCCTGGATCCACGCAGCCCTGCGTACCTGGGCGACCTGCTGATGGCCGCGCGCTCTCCCTGGGTCGGTCCGCAGGACGCGGCGCTGGACGAGGCGTTGCGCGCCAACGCCGCGCCGCCTGGTGAAGCGGCCACGGCACCACCCGAGGCCTGGGAGACGGCAGGCATGTTGATGCGCCAGCGGCTGGGCTCGTTGTACGGCAAGGCTCTTGCGCATCAGTTCCCGGCGGACGGCATGGCCAGCACCATCCTGGACCTGCACGGCGAGGGAGCCCGTCTGGCCTGTGCGTGGGCCACGCATGCGGGCCGCGGGCAGACCATCACCAGCCTTCAGCGGCCCGGGCAGTTGCCTGCAGCCATGGCGCATGTACAGGCCTGCGGTCTCGCATCGCGCGTGCGCCTGCTCGCGGTGGAGCCCGCCGGCCCGCAGCCGCCGGGTGAAGCGCAGCCATTTCGGGCGGCTCCGCACGACATCGTCGTGCTGAGCCTGCTGCTGGAGCCGGGCGGGGCCGTGCGCCGTCGTGCCCGGCTGCAGCACGCAGTCCGCGAGCTGGCGCCGGGCGGACGCTTGCTGGTCCTCGAACATCTTGCCGACGATGCGCGGCGCCATCACGCGGCCGCACTGGTGTTGGGTCTGGCGGGCCGCATGACCGCGCAAGGCCACGGGGTGATCACCGAAGGCGAGCTGCGGCAGGACTGCCGCGACTGCGGCTTGCAGGACATCGACTGCCTGGCCCTGCCAGGGGGCGCAAGCGTGCTCGTGACCCGCCAGCCTCGTGTCGAGGGCGCGTAG
- a CDS encoding ASCH domain-containing protein, whose translation MQAFWSAFEAEGGNDFSSRFYEAFHFADSEAVANSLSRLVLAGVKRATAGLVWSFENADRPPPAPGDLSIVTDWSGQPQCIIETIAVTVVPFQEVSAEFASVEGEGDGSLEYWQREHWECFGRECARIGKEPSLTMPVLCERFRVVYPSDHGAEA comes from the coding sequence ATGCAAGCGTTCTGGTCGGCGTTTGAAGCCGAAGGTGGCAACGACTTTTCATCACGCTTCTACGAGGCATTCCACTTCGCCGATAGCGAGGCAGTCGCCAACAGCCTGTCGAGGCTGGTTCTAGCTGGCGTCAAGCGCGCAACTGCTGGTTTGGTGTGGTCATTCGAGAACGCCGACAGGCCACCTCCGGCGCCAGGCGATCTCAGCATCGTCACGGACTGGAGCGGCCAGCCGCAGTGCATCATCGAGACCATTGCGGTCACCGTAGTGCCATTCCAAGAGGTGAGCGCCGAATTTGCGTCCGTCGAGGGAGAAGGTGATGGGTCGCTCGAGTACTGGCAGCGTGAACACTGGGAGTGTTTCGGTCGCGAGTGCGCACGGATCGGCAAGGAGCCAAGCCTCACCATGCCAGTTCTCTGCGAGCGCTTCCGGGTCGTCTACCCGTCCGACCATGGAGCTGAGGCCTGA
- a CDS encoding GNAT family N-acetyltransferase — protein sequence MPTVTITTAVEDQDVDVIHRFLSEESAWAKGISRPLVQESVRNSLNFGLFVANAQVGYARVISDYATFAYLLDVFVLREYRGRGYSRQLMNAVVAHPGLQGLRRFLLVSSTARGLYQKYGFAPLAKPETFMEINVPNAYQDAA from the coding sequence ATGCCAACCGTGACGATCACCACCGCCGTGGAAGACCAGGACGTCGACGTCATCCACCGCTTCTTGTCCGAAGAGTCTGCCTGGGCCAAGGGAATCTCGCGCCCACTGGTGCAAGAGTCCGTCCGAAACTCGCTGAACTTTGGCCTCTTCGTGGCGAACGCTCAGGTTGGCTATGCGCGTGTCATCAGCGACTACGCGACGTTCGCCTACCTGCTCGATGTTTTCGTCCTGCGCGAGTACAGAGGCCGGGGCTATAGCCGGCAGCTCATGAACGCGGTGGTCGCGCACCCAGGATTGCAGGGCCTGCGCCGCTTCCTCCTCGTCAGCAGCACCGCCCGTGGCCTGTATCAGAAGTACGGCTTCGCTCCTCTCGCCAAGCCCGAGACGTTCATGGAAATCAACGTTCCCAATGCCTACCAGGACGCGGCCTGA
- a CDS encoding IS481 family transposase — protein MNTHKNARLTYLRRLEMVQDMTARGLSPSQAGALHGVSAVTARKWLARYLADGPQGLLDRSSRPAKSPRAIEPRVALAIVELRRKLFLQGTIASYMGVSKATVSRVLRRAGLSRLSDLQPVEPVQRYEREAPGELLHIDIKKLGRIERAGHRVTGDRGGRIRDGVGWEYVFVAVDDHSRIAFTQIHPDERKQSAVAFLHAAHAYYAQLGVSIQRLITDNGAAFHSNAFFDACHELNIKHRFTRAYRPQTNGKAERFIQSALREWAYGRPYNHSDERRAALPVWNHFYNWHREHHGIGCQPPMSRLSASRKNVLTLHS, from the coding sequence ATGAACACCCATAAGAATGCCCGATTGACGTACTTGCGCCGCCTTGAGATGGTCCAAGACATGACCGCACGTGGCCTTTCGCCTTCGCAGGCAGGTGCCTTGCACGGCGTCAGCGCCGTGACCGCGCGCAAGTGGCTGGCTCGTTACCTGGCCGACGGACCGCAAGGGCTGTTGGACAGGTCTTCGCGGCCGGCCAAGTCGCCTCGAGCCATAGAACCTCGTGTTGCGTTGGCCATCGTGGAGCTTAGGCGCAAGCTGTTTCTTCAGGGCACCATTGCCTCGTACATGGGCGTGTCCAAGGCTACGGTCAGCCGCGTGTTGCGACGAGCCGGCTTGTCCAGGCTCAGCGATCTGCAGCCCGTGGAGCCGGTTCAGCGCTACGAGCGGGAGGCCCCTGGCGAGCTGTTGCACATCGACATCAAGAAGCTGGGTCGAATCGAGCGAGCCGGCCACCGCGTCACGGGCGACCGTGGTGGCCGCATCCGCGACGGTGTTGGCTGGGAATATGTCTTCGTGGCCGTCGACGATCACAGCCGCATCGCGTTCACCCAGATCCATCCCGATGAGCGAAAGCAAAGTGCCGTGGCCTTCCTGCATGCAGCACACGCCTACTACGCCCAGCTCGGCGTGAGCATCCAACGGCTGATCACGGACAACGGCGCAGCGTTCCACTCCAACGCCTTCTTCGACGCGTGCCACGAGCTGAACATCAAGCACAGGTTCACCCGAGCCTACCGACCTCAAACGAACGGCAAGGCCGAGCGCTTCATCCAGTCAGCCTTGCGCGAGTGGGCCTATGGACGACCCTACAACCACTCCGACGAACGGCGAGCCGCACTGCCCGTCTGGAACCACTTCTACAACTGGCACCGCGAGCACCATGGCATCGGCTGCCAGCCGCCTATGTCCCGTCTCTCGGCGTCACGCAAGAACGTCTTGACACTTCACAGCTAG